A segment of the Gemmatimonadales bacterium genome:
TAATTGCCACGGCCTCGAGCGGATACCGAACGCCCTGCTCGCGCGCGACATAGTCGAGCACGGCCTGCCGGAGCGGGAGCATCCCGTCGGACGGGGGATAGTTCGTCTCGCCCCGAGCCAGGGCATTCCGCACCCCTTCGAGCAGCCGCTCCGGGATCGGGAACTGCTTCGGGTCGAAATCGCCCACGGTCAGGTTGCAGAGTGGCTTACCGGCCGCGATCATCGCGCGAACCTCGGCCGCGATCTTGAGGATGACCGATCCGCGCAGCCGGTGAACCATGCTGGACAGGGATTGGTCGAGTTCGGCGGGTGTGCCGAAATTGAGCTGAGTCGGAGCAGTGGTGGTCATCTCGATAATCTAGTCGGATCTCTGATCTCGTGAGACGGCCTGCCCGGGCTTGGGATCGGCCCGGTCCGGCCGTACTTTCTGGGTCTTCCTTCTTGGTACTGTTGTCTCCCCCCTTTGCAGGGAGGTCCCGTGGTTCGGTCAACCTTTGTCGGCTTGGCCCTGTTGGCCGCCGGCCAGCCGGTTATGGCGCAGTCAGGCAGTTCGGACCCCCTGGCCCGTGAGGTCGAGACGCGGCTGACCGCCGTAATGCCCAAGGTCATCGCCTGGCGTCGCGACATCCATCAGCACCCGGAACTCGGCAATCGCGAAGTGCGGACAGCCAAGCTGGTGGCAGACCACCTTCGCAGCCTTGGTATCGAGGTGCAGACGGAGGTGGGTGTGACAGGCGTGGTCGGGCTCCTGCGCGGCGGGCGAGCAGGCCCGGTCGTGGCGCTGCGGGCGGATATGGATGCGCTTCCCGTCACCGAACTCGTCGACCTGCCGTTCAAGAGCACGGTCCGGACGATCTACAACGGTGCCGAAGTCGGGGTCATGCACGCCTGCGGGCACGACAACCACGTCGCCATTCTGATGGGGGTGGCCGAGATCTTTGCCGGGATGCGGGCCCAGATTCCGGGCACCATCAAGTTCATCTTTCAGCCGGCCGAAGAGGGACCGCCGGCGGGCGAGGAGGGTGGAGCGCCGCTGATGGTGAAGGAGGGCGTGCTTCAGAACCCGCGTCCGGACGCGATCTTCGGGTTGCACGTCTGGCCCGGCCCGCTCGGGTCGCTCAGCTACCGTTCGGGCGGCGCGATGGCCGCCCCCGACGGGATCACCATCGTGGTGAAGGGCAGGCAGACGCATGGCGCGGTGCCGTGGGGCGGGGTCGACCCGATCGTCGTATCGGCGCAGATCGTGCTCGGCTTGCAGACGATCGTGTCGCGGCAGGTCGATATCACGGCGCTGCCTGCTGTCGTGACGATTGGCAGCATTCAGGGCGGCAACCGCGGTAACATCATTCCGGACAGTGTCGTGATGGTGGGAACCATCCGCACCTTCGATGAACAGGTTCGGAAGGACATTCACGATCGCGTGCGCCGGACCGTGACCTCCATTGCGGCTGCATCCGGCGCGACCGCGACCATCGACATTCCAAGTGGTGGTCTCCTCACGTACAATGACCCCGCACTGACCGAGAGAATGGCACCGACGCTGGCCCGAACCGCAGGCAAGGGCGGGGTCAATCCCACCATGCCGCCCGTTACCGGCGCCGAGGACTTCCCGGCATTCACGCAGGAGATTCCCGGGCTCTACTACTTCCTTGGTGTCTCGCCTGAGGGTCAGGACCTCAACACCGTACCGCGGAACCACTCACCCTACTTCTTTGCCGATGAGGCCGCGCTGCCCACCGGGGTTCGATCGATGGCCAATCTGGCCCTCGACTTTCTGCGGAGTAAGCCGGTTCCATGACCGACTCGAACCGTACCTTGGTCCGCAGCCTGGGCCGATGGACCCTCGTTGGCCTGATGCTGAACGGCATCCTGGGGAGCGGCGTGTACGGCCTTCCGTCCGTGATCGCAGGCAGGGTGGGCGGAGCTGCCTGGTGGGCATGGGTCATGGCCGCAGTGGCTATCGGTGTGATCATGCTGTGTGTGGCAGAGGTCGCCTCCCGCTTTACCGGTGCCGGGGGACCCTACCTCTATGCCCGAACTGC
Coding sequences within it:
- a CDS encoding amidohydrolase produces the protein MAQSGSSDPLAREVETRLTAVMPKVIAWRRDIHQHPELGNREVRTAKLVADHLRSLGIEVQTEVGVTGVVGLLRGGRAGPVVALRADMDALPVTELVDLPFKSTVRTIYNGAEVGVMHACGHDNHVAILMGVAEIFAGMRAQIPGTIKFIFQPAEEGPPAGEEGGAPLMVKEGVLQNPRPDAIFGLHVWPGPLGSLSYRSGGAMAAPDGITIVVKGRQTHGAVPWGGVDPIVVSAQIVLGLQTIVSRQVDITALPAVVTIGSIQGGNRGNIIPDSVVMVGTIRTFDEQVRKDIHDRVRRTVTSIAAASGATATIDIPSGGLLTYNDPALTERMAPTLARTAGKGGVNPTMPPVTGAEDFPAFTQEIPGLYYFLGVSPEGQDLNTVPRNHSPYFFADEAALPTGVRSMANLALDFLRSKPVP